Proteins encoded within one genomic window of Calderihabitans maritimus:
- a CDS encoding LmeA family phospholipid-binding protein has protein sequence MRRLFLFLLVFLMLFLLLSQLFFPRVVALALEEAVRYNFPHAADVQVEVEAVPATKILLGKFDVINLYITEGSVGGLPVSRFQSRLKEVQIDWGELLQEKKLVLRYQQPSFTEIVLLASDVSRYLEQQLRGRFLKPEVRLGDDQVTLLGSVSIFSMPVELEIDGTLEISGAREIAFKPRNLRINRVELGNPFRENILAQTRFLISLEQIPFVSELEKIEVGQGKLIIKARS, from the coding sequence ATGAGGCGTTTGTTCTTGTTTTTACTGGTCTTCTTAATGCTTTTTTTATTGTTGAGCCAATTGTTCTTTCCCCGGGTGGTGGCTCTGGCCTTGGAGGAAGCAGTTCGTTACAATTTTCCCCATGCTGCAGACGTTCAAGTAGAAGTGGAGGCGGTTCCGGCAACCAAAATCCTGTTAGGAAAATTTGATGTTATAAATTTATATATTACTGAAGGTTCCGTGGGCGGTTTACCGGTTAGCCGGTTTCAGTCTCGACTGAAAGAAGTTCAGATTGACTGGGGAGAACTTCTCCAGGAAAAAAAGCTGGTGTTGCGTTATCAGCAGCCTTCTTTCACGGAAATTGTTCTGTTGGCCTCTGATGTCAGCCGTTATTTAGAGCAGCAGTTGCGGGGAAGGTTTTTGAAGCCGGAAGTGAGGTTAGGAGATGACCAGGTAACTCTGCTGGGAAGTGTTTCGATTTTTAGCATGCCTGTTGAACTGGAGATCGATGGGACGCTTGAGATAAGCGGGGCCAGGGAGATAGCATTTAAACCCAGGAATTTAAGAATCAACCGGGTAGAGTTAGGAAATCCTTTTCGGGAAAATATACTTGCCCAAACACGGTTTTTAATTTCCTTAGAACAAATTCCGTTCGTATCTGAGTTGGAAAAAATAGAGGTGGGGCAGGGGAAGTTGATCATTAAGGCGAGGAGTTAA
- the ftsX gene encoding permease-like cell division protein FtsX — LGLFLLILLNTNYAAKVIESSLEIVVFVEVNTPQEAVEELGEELSQMYNVAEVRFIPKEEGLMFLNRQLGEEHDLLKALAGRNPLPDVYIVKAREPRNVPALANAIEQMSFVEKVKYGKGVVEKLFAVISWLRWIGTLILILLSVGAIFLIAICVRLTVYTRRKEINIMKYVGASDWFIRWPFFLEGMILGFLGSLLAGSSMYFTYDALVRRVKETVPFVPVLEDPVLLWQVVGLLALAGTLMGALASAISVRRFLRV; from the coding sequence TTCTTGGGCTTTTTCTTCTAATACTGCTTAATACAAACTATGCAGCCAAAGTAATTGAATCCTCTTTGGAGATAGTAGTTTTTGTAGAGGTAAATACTCCTCAAGAAGCAGTTGAGGAGTTAGGTGAGGAATTATCTCAAATGTACAATGTGGCCGAAGTTCGTTTTATACCCAAAGAGGAGGGGCTCATGTTTCTCAACCGGCAACTGGGAGAGGAACATGACTTGTTAAAGGCTTTAGCGGGGCGGAATCCTTTGCCGGATGTATATATTGTGAAGGCCCGGGAACCCCGGAACGTACCTGCTTTGGCTAATGCCATTGAACAGATGTCCTTTGTAGAAAAAGTCAAATACGGGAAAGGTGTGGTAGAGAAGCTATTTGCCGTAATAAGTTGGTTGCGCTGGATAGGAACATTGATACTGATATTACTCTCTGTGGGAGCAATTTTTTTAATAGCCATTTGTGTTCGTCTAACTGTCTATACCCGCCGCAAAGAGATAAACATTATGAAGTATGTGGGTGCCAGTGACTGGTTTATCCGGTGGCCTTTCTTCTTGGAAGGTATGATTTTAGGATTTCTTGGTTCGTTACTGGCCGGAAGCAGCATGTACTTTACTTACGACGCCCTGGTTCGCCGGGTGAAGGAAACGGTTCCTTTTGTTCCAGTTTTGGAAGATCCGGTTCTTTTGTGGCAGGTGGTAGGACTCCTGGCTTTAGCGGGTACATTGATGGGGGCGCTGGCCAGCGCAATTTCCGTACGGCGTTTTTTACGGGTGTGA
- a CDS encoding YitT family protein: protein MILLRLKVVAEFLGVTAGSLITALGLVFFLIPLKIAAGGVSGLATVVFYVFKWPVGLTMLLINIPLFLLSLRELGIRFGLKTLYGTIALSVFTDLIGPYVTPPTENVLLASVYGGAITGLGMGIVFRAGGSTGGTDLGARLINKFFRISVGQGLLIIDAFVITLAGIVFGIELALYALISLYITSHVIDLVQEGFGYAKAALIISSRHEEIGQAILYQLNRGATVLRGKGLYTNQERDVILTVITRAEVSKVKALVSQIDPRAFVIVTNVHEALGEGFKDITEEVF, encoded by the coding sequence GTGATTTTGTTGCGCCTCAAGGTAGTGGCTGAGTTTTTGGGAGTAACCGCAGGTAGTTTGATAACAGCTTTGGGCTTGGTGTTTTTTTTGATTCCTCTTAAAATTGCTGCCGGGGGAGTAAGTGGTTTAGCTACGGTAGTTTTTTATGTTTTTAAATGGCCGGTAGGTTTAACCATGCTCCTTATAAACATACCTTTGTTTCTATTAAGTCTGAGAGAGCTGGGGATTCGTTTTGGCTTAAAGACTTTATATGGGACTATAGCCCTGTCTGTGTTTACCGACCTGATAGGGCCTTATGTGACACCTCCTACCGAAAACGTGTTGTTGGCATCAGTTTACGGAGGCGCCATCACGGGGCTAGGTATGGGAATAGTCTTTCGGGCAGGAGGTTCCACCGGTGGTACCGACTTGGGTGCCCGGTTGATAAATAAGTTTTTTAGGATAAGCGTAGGTCAGGGACTGCTTATCATTGACGCTTTTGTCATTACCCTGGCCGGCATCGTTTTTGGCATTGAGTTGGCCCTTTATGCCTTGATTTCCCTGTACATAACTAGTCACGTTATCGACCTGGTGCAGGAGGGCTTCGGATACGCCAAAGCGGCTTTGATAATCTCCTCCCGTCATGAGGAGATTGGCCAGGCTATCCTATACCAACTGAACCGGGGGGCGACTGTCTTGCGGGGGAAAGGACTTTATACCAATCAGGAAAGGGACGTCATATTAACCGTTATCACGCGGGCCGAAGTGAGTAAAGTCAAAGCTTTGGTCTCCCAAATAGACCCTCGGGCCTTTGTAATAGTTACTAACGTACATGAAGCTTTGGGGGAAGGGTTTAAAGACATTACGGAGGAAGTTTTTTGA
- a CDS encoding DUF362 domain-containing protein, giving the protein MPFRITGDCIACGGCSVVCPVDAIDDGFGSGEGGDDALYSISDHCEECGLCLDVCPVEAIKKEDLS; this is encoded by the coding sequence ATGCCCTTTCGGATTACTGGTGACTGTATTGCTTGTGGTGGCTGCAGCGTAGTCTGTCCGGTAGACGCTATTGACGATGGTTTTGGCAGCGGTGAGGGTGGAGATGATGCATTATATAGTATTTCCGACCATTGTGAGGAATGCGGTCTGTGTTTAGACGTCTGTCCCGTTGAGGCTATTAAAAAAGAAGATTTATCATGA
- a CDS encoding S41 family peptidase — protein MNGNNRLWRGIIIGIVVTFIVITATLGVVVASNYSHLGRFVKVVSLIKTQALEPVSMAELVDGAMKGMVEALKDPYSVYMEPKAYKHLETHIKGTYGGVGLLITMEKGNKLTVVSPFKGTPAHRAGIKAGDVIVKIDDRETVDMDIETAANLMKGHPGTQVTLWVQREGVDKLLKFEVTRDKIKIPSVNGQILEDYPEIAYINITMFNEHTGRELGELLAELKEKEFKGIILDLRNNPGGSLSAAIDVAGYFIPKGPVVYLVSKHETIPHNTEGRREKYPLVVLVNKGSASASEIVAGAIKDTNSGIIVGETTFGKGLVQTVFQLDGGAAVKLTTAKYLTPAKNDIHEKGIKPDVEVKLDPELESQILMHAPDTEKDAQLLKAIEILQKEI, from the coding sequence TTGAACGGTAATAACAGGCTCTGGCGGGGTATTATTATTGGTATTGTAGTTACCTTTATAGTAATTACGGCAACGCTAGGAGTAGTTGTTGCCAGCAATTACTCCCATTTGGGGCGATTTGTCAAGGTTGTTTCTTTGATTAAGACTCAGGCGCTAGAGCCTGTTTCTATGGCCGAACTAGTAGATGGTGCCATGAAAGGGATGGTTGAGGCTTTAAAGGATCCCTATTCGGTTTACATGGAACCCAAAGCGTACAAGCATTTGGAAACGCATATTAAGGGAACCTACGGCGGCGTAGGCCTGCTGATTACTATGGAGAAAGGCAATAAGTTAACGGTGGTTTCCCCCTTTAAAGGTACGCCGGCCCATCGGGCCGGGATTAAGGCGGGGGATGTTATTGTGAAAATAGACGACCGGGAAACGGTAGATATGGATATTGAAACGGCCGCCAACTTGATGAAAGGGCATCCTGGAACGCAGGTTACCCTTTGGGTTCAGCGGGAAGGAGTAGATAAGCTGTTAAAATTTGAAGTAACGCGGGATAAAATTAAAATACCCTCGGTGAATGGACAAATTTTAGAGGACTATCCGGAAATTGCCTATATTAACATCACCATGTTTAATGAACATACAGGCAGGGAATTGGGAGAACTTCTTGCGGAATTGAAAGAAAAAGAATTTAAAGGCATTATTTTGGACCTGCGCAATAACCCGGGAGGATCGCTCTCGGCTGCTATTGACGTGGCCGGATACTTTATCCCCAAGGGACCGGTGGTTTACCTGGTCAGCAAGCATGAAACGATACCGCATAATACGGAAGGACGGCGGGAAAAATACCCGCTGGTGGTGTTGGTTAATAAAGGAAGTGCAAGCGCCTCTGAGATTGTGGCCGGGGCTATTAAGGATACTAATTCGGGAATTATAGTTGGCGAGACTACTTTTGGCAAAGGGCTGGTACAAACGGTATTTCAATTGGACGGAGGAGCAGCCGTCAAGCTTACTACAGCCAAGTATTTGACTCCAGCCAAAAATGACATTCACGAGAAAGGTATTAAGCCGGACGTTGAGGTAAAGCTGGATCCGGAACTGGAAAGTCAAATATTGATGCATGCACCTGATACGGAAAAGGACGCTCAACTGCTCAAGGCCATAGAGATTTTACAAAAAGAGATCTGA
- the prfB gene encoding peptide chain release factor 2 (programmed frameshift): MLADLKRELENLKKRLEEMRVSLDLERKVAQVKALEEKVMAPDFWENRQEARETLQELTLLKEKVKEFEGLQERLDEALILWELAMEEEDETQAEEISRIIGRLNRELDKLELATLLSGPYDRNNAILSLHPGAGGTESQDWAEMLLRMYSRWAEDKGYEVQILDLLPGDEAGIKSATILIKGENAYGYLKAEKGVHRLVRISPFDASGRRHTSFVSVDVIPELETEQEIEIDPAELKIDTFRASGAGGQHVNKTESAVRITHLPTGIVVQCQNERSQHANRLAAMKILQAKLFELKRREQEEEVARLRGEQHEIAWGNQIRSYVFHPYSLVKDHRTNLEVGNVEAVMDGKIDEFIAAYLRKSVVQK, translated from the exons TTGCTTGCAGACTTGAAACGGGAACTGGAAAACTTGAAAAAGCGACTGGAAGAAATGAGGGTTTCTCTT GACTTGGAAAGAAAAGTTGCCCAAGTTAAAGCCCTAGAAGAAAAGGTTATGGCTCCTGATTTTTGGGAAAACCGACAGGAGGCCAGGGAGACTCTACAAGAGCTAACCCTGCTGAAAGAAAAGGTCAAAGAGTTTGAGGGTTTACAGGAGCGTTTGGATGAGGCTTTGATTCTCTGGGAACTGGCCATGGAAGAGGAAGATGAAACCCAGGCCGAGGAAATCTCCCGTATTATAGGTCGCTTAAACCGCGAACTGGATAAGCTGGAACTGGCAACCCTTTTGAGCGGGCCTTACGACCGCAACAATGCCATTTTATCGCTCCACCCGGGAGCGGGGGGAACGGAATCCCAGGATTGGGCCGAGATGTTGTTGCGCATGTACAGCCGTTGGGCAGAAGATAAAGGCTATGAAGTTCAGATTCTGGACTTGCTTCCAGGCGACGAAGCGGGCATCAAAAGTGCAACTATTTTAATCAAAGGGGAAAATGCTTATGGATATCTTAAGGCAGAAAAAGGTGTCCACCGCCTGGTGAGAATTTCTCCTTTTGATGCGTCAGGTAGACGCCATACCTCTTTTGTTTCGGTAGACGTTATTCCGGAACTGGAAACCGAACAGGAAATTGAAATTGATCCAGCTGAGCTCAAGATAGATACCTTCCGGGCCAGCGGTGCCGGGGGACAGCATGTGAACAAAACAGAATCGGCAGTGCGTATTACTCACCTTCCTACTGGTATTGTAGTTCAGTGTCAAAATGAAAGATCCCAGCATGCCAACCGACTGGCTGCTATGAAAATACTGCAGGCAAAATTATTTGAGCTGAAGCGTAGAGAACAGGAAGAAGAAGTGGCCAGATTGAGGGGCGAACAGCACGAGATAGCCTGGGGAAATCAGATTCGTTCCTATGTTTTTCATCCTTACAGTCTGGTAAAAGATCACCGCACCAACTTAGAGGTAGGTAACGTGGAGGCAGTAATGGATGGTAAGATAGACGAGTTTATCGCTGCTTACCTGCGGAAAAGCGTGGTTCAAAAGTAG
- a CDS encoding transketolase has translation MSDNNYKFLEEKAKTIRKDIVTMITEAGSGHPGGSLSAVEIVTALYFQEMRIDPQRPDWPERDRFVLSKGHAAPLLYAVLAERGYFPKEELYTLRKIGSRLQGHPDMNKLPGVEMSTGSLGQGLAVANGIALAGKLDGRDYRVFVLLGDGEIQEGEVWEAAMAAAHYRLDNVVAFLDYNGLQIDGPIREVMSPDPVADKWRAFGWRVMEINGHDFAQILGALKQAREFKGSPVMIVAHTVKGKGVSFMENQVDWHGVAPTREQMEQALRELG, from the coding sequence ATGTCCGATAATAACTACAAATTCCTGGAGGAAAAGGCCAAGACTATCCGCAAGGATATAGTCACTATGATAACTGAAGCCGGATCAGGCCATCCGGGAGGCTCGCTTTCGGCGGTGGAAATAGTTACTGCTCTTTATTTTCAGGAAATGCGAATTGATCCGCAGCGGCCCGACTGGCCCGAGCGCGATCGCTTTGTTCTTTCCAAGGGTCATGCGGCACCGTTGCTTTATGCTGTTCTGGCTGAAAGAGGCTATTTCCCCAAAGAAGAGCTTTATACTCTGCGCAAAATAGGCAGTCGTTTGCAGGGACATCCGGATATGAATAAGCTGCCCGGGGTAGAAATGTCTACCGGTTCACTGGGGCAGGGCTTGGCGGTTGCCAACGGAATAGCTTTGGCGGGCAAGCTGGATGGAAGAGATTACCGGGTGTTCGTTTTGCTAGGGGATGGCGAAATTCAGGAGGGAGAAGTATGGGAGGCAGCTATGGCTGCGGCTCATTACCGGTTGGACAATGTGGTAGCTTTTCTGGATTATAACGGTTTGCAAATTGACGGACCTATCCGGGAAGTAATGTCTCCCGACCCGGTTGCTGATAAGTGGCGGGCCTTCGGCTGGCGTGTCATGGAGATTAACGGGCATGACTTCGCGCAGATACTGGGGGCTCTAAAGCAGGCGAGGGAGTTTAAAGGAAGCCCGGTGATGATCGTAGCTCATACGGTTAAGGGTAAAGGGGTTTCCTTTATGGAAAACCAGGTTGACTGGCACGGGGTTGCTCCTACCCGGGAGCAGATGGAGCAGGCCCTGCGCGAGCTCGGTTGA
- a CDS encoding PDZ domain-containing protein codes for MVILFPVKQILPMILVAFGQALSNPLFWLVVLLVGAQYRRFAQTKQRLFGVTDEPVWQHTLLATFHGLLGGLLGSFLMILVGISLSQIPIVWLLILAFSLMLISPRFLCFSYAGGIISLSSILLGFPKTDVPHLMGLVAILHMVESILILISGHLGALPVYTRNVTGRVVGAFNLQKFWPIPIVALLAVPLTGQVNPADMVQMPDWWPLIRPMHAGNLDNVIYAILPVIAGLGYGDLAVTSVPQRKSRISAFNLAVYSLLLGLSVFASYYPVFSIVPALFGPLGHEYIIKLGQRRELNGKPLYVAPPEGVMVLDVLRSSPAASMGLKSGDILISVNGYRVNSRYDLAEALAISPFFVEVDFISFDQKQFVRRQGRKPVDEPFGVILAPEPYDSPHVEFGQKGFLPRFWERLLRK; via the coding sequence GTGGTTATTTTGTTCCCCGTAAAACAAATATTGCCTATGATCCTGGTTGCCTTCGGGCAGGCATTGTCCAATCCTTTATTCTGGTTGGTTGTCTTGCTGGTAGGAGCCCAATACCGCCGCTTTGCCCAGACCAAGCAGCGTTTGTTCGGGGTGACTGACGAACCGGTATGGCAGCATACGTTGCTGGCCACCTTTCACGGCCTGTTGGGAGGGCTGTTGGGGAGTTTTCTGATGATCCTGGTCGGGATATCCCTATCTCAAATACCGATTGTCTGGCTTTTAATTCTTGCCTTTTCCTTAATGCTTATCAGTCCCCGGTTTCTTTGTTTTTCTTATGCCGGGGGGATAATTTCCCTGAGCTCCATCCTGCTCGGCTTTCCCAAGACCGATGTACCTCATTTAATGGGATTGGTTGCCATACTACATATGGTAGAGAGTATACTTATTCTGATTAGCGGTCATTTGGGTGCCTTGCCGGTTTACACCAGAAATGTTACCGGCCGGGTAGTCGGAGCTTTCAACCTGCAGAAGTTCTGGCCCATACCCATTGTGGCTTTATTGGCGGTACCGTTGACCGGGCAGGTTAACCCGGCTGATATGGTACAGATGCCTGATTGGTGGCCTTTAATCCGTCCCATGCACGCGGGGAATTTGGATAACGTTATTTATGCCATTCTGCCGGTTATTGCGGGGCTGGGGTATGGCGACCTGGCTGTAACTTCGGTCCCCCAAAGGAAAAGCAGAATATCGGCTTTTAACCTGGCAGTCTATAGCCTGCTGCTGGGATTATCTGTTTTTGCCTCTTATTATCCCGTGTTTTCTATCGTTCCGGCCCTTTTTGGTCCCCTGGGACATGAATACATCATCAAATTAGGTCAGCGCCGGGAACTTAATGGAAAGCCGTTGTATGTCGCCCCGCCGGAAGGAGTAATGGTACTTGATGTATTGAGGAGCTCTCCTGCGGCCTCTATGGGATTGAAAAGCGGTGACATATTAATATCTGTTAACGGCTATCGTGTGAACTCTCGTTACGACCTGGCGGAAGCTCTGGCTATTTCACCGTTTTTTGTGGAAGTAGACTTTATCAGCTTTGACCAAAAGCAATTTGTGCGCCGGCAGGGCAGGAAGCCGGTGGATGAACCTTTCGGTGTCATATTAGCTCCCGAGCCTTACGACAGTCCTCATGTAGAGTTTGGCCAAAAAGGGTTTCTCCCGCGCTTTTGGGAACGTCTTTTAAGAAAGTAA
- a CDS encoding transketolase family protein: protein MAEKIATREAYGKTLVKLGAENKDIVVLDADLAKSTKTALFAREFPERFFDMGIAEQNMMGTAAGLATAGKIPFVSTFAVFATGRAFDQIRNSIAYPRLNVKIAASHAGITVGEDGASHQSVEDIALMRSLPGMTVIVPADAVETEQAVKAAVEYSGPVYIRLGRSAVPVIYDNRDYTFRIGKAHRLREGTDAAIMATGIMVSIALEAAEKLEKMGLQVQVVNISTIKPLDKEAVLEAARTTGAIVTAEEHNIIGGLGSAVAEVLVEAYPVPMERVGIKDSFGESGKPGELLEKYGLTAEHLVEAVVRVEKRKRQFAKR, encoded by the coding sequence ATGGCAGAGAAGATAGCCACGAGAGAAGCCTACGGGAAGACTCTGGTTAAACTGGGAGCAGAGAATAAAGACATTGTGGTGCTGGATGCTGATCTGGCCAAATCTACTAAAACTGCTCTTTTCGCCCGGGAATTTCCTGAACGTTTTTTTGATATGGGGATCGCCGAGCAGAATATGATGGGAACCGCCGCCGGGCTGGCTACGGCAGGGAAAATTCCCTTTGTCAGCACTTTTGCCGTATTTGCCACGGGACGGGCTTTTGACCAGATACGAAACTCTATAGCTTATCCCCGGCTAAACGTAAAGATTGCCGCTTCTCATGCCGGTATTACGGTCGGTGAAGACGGGGCATCACACCAGTCGGTAGAGGATATAGCCTTGATGCGTTCTCTGCCCGGTATGACGGTGATTGTTCCCGCCGACGCTGTAGAGACGGAACAGGCGGTCAAGGCTGCGGTTGAATATTCCGGTCCTGTTTATATTCGCCTGGGGCGCTCTGCAGTACCGGTTATATATGACAACCGAGATTATACCTTTAGGATTGGTAAGGCTCACCGTTTAAGAGAGGGTACTGACGCGGCTATTATGGCTACCGGGATCATGGTGTCGATAGCCCTAGAAGCGGCTGAAAAACTAGAGAAAATGGGGCTGCAGGTTCAGGTCGTCAACATCTCTACCATCAAACCGCTGGATAAGGAAGCGGTGCTGGAGGCGGCCCGGACAACGGGAGCTATAGTTACCGCCGAGGAACATAACATTATCGGGGGGTTGGGAAGCGCCGTGGCGGAAGTTCTGGTAGAAGCTTATCCGGTACCCATGGAAAGAGTGGGTATTAAAGATAGCTTCGGCGAGTCCGGGAAACCCGGAGAACTCCTCGAAAAATATGGTTTGACGGCAGAACACTTAGTGGAAGCGGTTGTCCGGGTGGAGAAGAGAAAAAGACAGTTCGCCAAAAGGTGA
- the ftsE gene encoding cell division ATP-binding protein FtsE: MIHLYNVTKIYPNGVQALRDISVKISKGEFVFLVGPSGAGKSTFIRLIFREELPTRGQILIGGRSIIRLKRSEIPILRRNIGVVFQDFRLLEDRTVFENVAFALEVLEYPRTEIRKRVMVALDMVGLGLKAKMFPHQLSGGEQQRVAIARAIVKNPRILVADEPTGNLDPMTSREIMDLLAEINKKGTTVIVATHDREIVDAFQKRVIALSQGRLVRDDVKGAYAL; the protein is encoded by the coding sequence TTGATCCACCTGTATAATGTGACGAAAATATATCCCAATGGCGTCCAGGCTCTGAGGGATATTAGTGTAAAAATCAGCAAGGGAGAGTTTGTTTTTTTAGTCGGTCCTAGCGGGGCGGGCAAATCTACTTTTATTCGCTTGATCTTCCGGGAAGAACTTCCGACTCGGGGCCAGATCTTAATTGGAGGCAGGAGTATTATTCGCCTCAAGAGATCGGAAATTCCTATACTGCGGCGCAATATCGGAGTGGTATTTCAGGATTTTCGTTTACTGGAAGACCGGACTGTTTTTGAGAACGTTGCTTTTGCCCTGGAAGTACTGGAATACCCTCGGACGGAGATACGAAAAAGGGTGATGGTAGCTTTAGATATGGTAGGGCTGGGTTTAAAGGCTAAGATGTTTCCCCATCAGCTTTCCGGGGGAGAACAGCAGCGGGTAGCCATTGCCCGAGCCATAGTAAAAAATCCCCGTATCCTGGTAGCGGACGAACCTACCGGTAATTTGGACCCGATGACTTCGCGGGAAATTATGGATTTGCTGGCGGAGATCAACAAAAAAGGGACTACGGTTATAGTAGCCACTCATGACCGGGAGATAGTGGATGCCTTTCAGAAGCGGGTTATCGCCTTGAGCCAAGGACGCCTGGTGAGGGACGATGTCAAAGGGGCATATGCCCTATGA
- a CDS encoding murein hydrolase activator EnvC family protein has translation MSRCRKYRLVLGLLTVLAFLGTLLIPVYGSELDRLKEQQRKINREIEEQKNIIEQKNRQIESLSEQVERLENDILLLTRELNDLRGQLIVAQKKVEQAEKELEEAEKKLAQLTDTLAARIKGIYMNGSVNYLEVLMQSTSITDFLIRYDFMQKIVEQDIQLIRQVETERKKIEARKADLEVKRDEIALLKKETEDKKRKLEGRKKEQERILTAIRTEKEAALRALEEKEKASKLIAAKIREIQARLKRQRAGRGGRFTWPTPGYTRITSDYGWRIHPILKTRRFHTGVDIAAPYGSPVVAVEDGIVIYAGWFGAYGNTVILDHGGGISTMYPHLSSYLVREGQEVRRGQTVGRIGSTGLSTGPHLHFEVRINGDPVNPWPYLR, from the coding sequence ATGTCGCGCTGCCGGAAGTATCGCCTTGTTTTGGGACTGCTCACCGTACTGGCATTTCTAGGAACCTTACTCATACCGGTGTATGGTTCCGAACTGGATCGGCTTAAGGAGCAGCAGAGAAAAATTAACCGGGAAATAGAAGAACAGAAGAATATAATCGAGCAGAAGAACAGGCAAATTGAGAGCCTGAGTGAACAGGTTGAAAGGTTGGAAAATGATATTTTACTTTTGACCCGGGAACTAAACGACTTGCGAGGCCAGTTGATAGTTGCCCAGAAAAAGGTGGAGCAGGCGGAAAAGGAACTTGAAGAAGCTGAAAAAAAACTGGCGCAGCTTACGGATACTCTGGCAGCCAGAATTAAAGGTATCTACATGAACGGTTCCGTAAATTATTTAGAAGTTCTTATGCAATCAACCAGTATTACCGATTTTTTGATTCGGTACGATTTTATGCAAAAAATAGTGGAACAGGATATCCAATTGATTCGTCAGGTGGAGACGGAGAGAAAAAAAATAGAAGCCCGAAAAGCAGATCTCGAGGTAAAAAGAGATGAAATTGCCCTGCTTAAGAAAGAAACGGAGGACAAGAAGAGAAAACTGGAAGGACGCAAAAAAGAACAGGAGCGGATTTTGACGGCTATCCGGACGGAAAAGGAAGCTGCCCTGAGGGCGCTGGAGGAAAAAGAGAAAGCGTCTAAGCTGATAGCTGCTAAAATTCGGGAGATACAGGCCCGGCTCAAGCGGCAGAGGGCTGGCCGGGGCGGAAGGTTTACGTGGCCGACGCCGGGATATACGCGGATAACTTCCGATTATGGCTGGCGAATACACCCTATTTTGAAAACGCGACGTTTCCATACAGGTGTGGACATAGCAGCTCCTTATGGCAGCCCGGTGGTTGCGGTTGAGGACGGTATAGTAATCTATGCCGGCTGGTTTGGTGCTTACGGCAATACGGTGATACTGGACCACGGAGGGGGCATATCTACCATGTACCCGCACCTCAGTTCCTACCTGGTGAGGGAAGGGCAGGAGGTTCGCCGGGGGCAGACTGTTGGCCGCATTGGCAGTACCGGCTTAAGTACCGGGCCGCACCTCCATTTTGAGGTAAGAATCAACGGTGACCCTGTCAACCCGTGGCCTTATCTTCGTTAA